A part of Bacteroidia bacterium genomic DNA contains:
- a CDS encoding MFS transporter, with protein MSKQQSVIKKQVPFGQKVAFGLGMLANQMFPAALGIFMVVLVQDLGFPGWMWGLIYFLPRVFDSITDPIMGFISDNTRSVWGRRRHYVFIGSIIMGITFVIMWQLYRENGLNYNFSYFLIWSFLFYLGLTIFSVPYVAMGYEMSDDFHERTNIMATAQWIGQWAWVIAPWFWVIMYDPEWFPNADTATRTLAYWVGIPCMILAMIPAIFIPGKSTKDDSNLLPLSFSNMGGSLIEIFNGFKEAFKMVPFRKLCISTFLIFNAFNTVAAFSFFIVVYYLFSGDAKAAGIWPTLFGSLGALITTFAVIPTVAVMSKKMGKKNAFMLSQGISIIGYILLWFLFIPGKPYMFIFAMPFFSFGIGGLFTLMMSMTADVCDLDELNTGKRREGIFGAIYWWMVKFGFAIAGGLSGIILSFVGFSPESYTAESITGLRLFFSGVPILGTAIALFVMRNYDLSEAKSNEIREALDERKEVQKGSSAYLPGKLEQLTSQDLSLRVASDLHLSEKSMVELRKLFSETLQGGLHGLCFSPYVEGQDTGSNLSATQIRRRMEIIMPYAQTIRSFSCTEGNELIPRIAHEKGLKTMVGAWISADRDRNEREIQSLVKLAKEGLVDVATVGNEVLMRKELSPQEIIDYLRKVRAQLPAHIPVGYVDAYYQFLDHPELAEAADVILINCYPFWEGADNSYALAYLQQMYQLSRQVAGGKKVIITETGWPSSGQAVRSAAPSEKNAMKYFIEVQHWAKTSGVEMFYFSSFDESWKVQQEGEVGARWGLWDKQENLKYS; from the coding sequence ATGTCAAAACAACAATCGGTAATCAAAAAGCAGGTTCCATTCGGGCAGAAAGTAGCCTTTGGCCTGGGTATGCTGGCCAATCAGATGTTTCCTGCGGCTCTGGGCATATTCATGGTTGTACTGGTACAGGATCTGGGGTTTCCCGGCTGGATGTGGGGACTGATTTACTTCCTGCCCAGGGTATTTGATTCTATTACAGACCCGATCATGGGCTTTATCTCAGACAACACACGGTCGGTTTGGGGGCGAAGACGACACTATGTATTTATTGGGTCCATCATCATGGGGATCACCTTTGTGATCATGTGGCAGTTGTACCGGGAGAATGGCTTAAACTACAATTTCTCTTACTTCCTGATCTGGTCGTTTTTATTCTATCTCGGGCTTACGATTTTCAGTGTGCCATACGTGGCGATGGGCTACGAGATGAGCGACGATTTTCACGAACGCACCAACATTATGGCTACGGCTCAATGGATTGGCCAGTGGGCCTGGGTGATTGCACCTTGGTTTTGGGTCATCATGTACGATCCTGAATGGTTTCCCAATGCCGATACCGCTACCCGTACCCTGGCTTATTGGGTGGGTATTCCGTGTATGATTCTGGCGATGATTCCCGCAATTTTTATTCCGGGTAAATCAACGAAAGACGACAGCAACCTCTTACCCCTGAGTTTTAGCAATATGGGTGGAAGTCTCATTGAAATATTCAATGGGTTTAAGGAAGCATTTAAGATGGTTCCTTTTCGGAAACTGTGTATCTCAACCTTTCTGATCTTCAATGCCTTTAACACGGTAGCCGCTTTTTCCTTCTTTATCGTAGTCTATTACCTGTTTAGCGGAGATGCGAAAGCGGCCGGTATCTGGCCTACGTTATTTGGCAGTCTGGGGGCACTTATTACCACCTTTGCGGTCATTCCGACGGTAGCGGTGATGTCCAAGAAAATGGGGAAAAAGAACGCATTTATGCTCTCCCAGGGCATTTCCATTATTGGTTATATCTTGCTGTGGTTTCTCTTCATTCCCGGCAAACCTTATATGTTTATTTTCGCGATGCCCTTCTTCTCCTTCGGAATCGGTGGCCTGTTCACCCTGATGATGTCAATGACAGCAGATGTTTGTGATCTTGACGAACTCAATACGGGTAAAAGACGGGAAGGCATTTTCGGAGCGATCTACTGGTGGATGGTCAAATTTGGCTTTGCTATTGCAGGTGGTTTGAGCGGAATCATTCTGAGCTTTGTAGGATTCAGCCCGGAGTCTTATACCGCAGAGTCCATAACCGGTCTTAGATTGTTTTTCTCCGGTGTACCGATTTTGGGTACAGCCATCGCCTTATTTGTGATGCGCAACTACGATTTGTCTGAAGCAAAATCCAATGAGATCAGAGAAGCTTTGGATGAACGTAAAGAAGTACAAAAGGGCTCTTCTGCTTATTTGCCAGGTAAGCTCGAACAATTAACCTCTCAGGATCTTTCGCTAAGAGTTGCTTCAGACCTGCATTTATCCGAAAAAAGTATGGTTGAATTGCGCAAGCTATTTTCGGAGACACTTCAGGGGGGGCTGCATGGCTTGTGTTTCAGTCCATATGTAGAAGGCCAGGATACGGGCTCTAATCTTTCGGCCACACAGATTCGCCGGCGGATGGAGATTATTATGCCCTATGCTCAAACGATACGTTCGTTTTCCTGTACAGAAGGTAACGAACTGATCCCCCGCATTGCCCACGAAAAAGGGCTGAAGACCATGGTCGGGGCCTGGATCAGTGCAGACCGGGACCGAAATGAAAGAGAAATCCAGTCGCTGGTAAAATTGGCAAAAGAAGGATTGGTAGACGTGGCCACCGTAGGAAATGAGGTTCTGATGCGTAAGGAACTTTCCCCTCAGGAAATTATCGATTATCTGCGCAAAGTAAGGGCTCAGCTTCCTGCCCATATCCCGGTAGGATACGTCGATGCCTACTACCAGTTTCTCGATCACCCCGAACTGGCCGAAGCGGCTGATGTGATACTGATCAACTGTTATCCCTTCTGGGAGGGTGCCGATAACTCCTATGCGCTGGCGTACCTGCAACAAATGTATCAGCTCTCCCGGCAAGTAGCCGGTGGGAAGAAAGTGATTATCACCGAAACCGGCTGGCCAAGCAGCGGGCAGGCGGTTCGTTCCGCAGCGCCTTCTGAGAAAAATGCCATGAAGTACTTTATCGAAGTGCAACACTGGGCAAAAACTTCCGGTGTGGAAATGTTCTATTTCTCTTCCTTCGACGAATCATGGAAAGTGCAGCAGGAAGGCGAGGTAGGCGCCCGCTGGGGTTTATGGGACAAGCAGGAAAACCTAAAATACAGTTAA
- a CDS encoding glycosyl hydrolase family 17 protein, which yields MNTPTRTAADILGNPEYLAISFGGYRDANHDIEPTIPQLKEDMKILHAMGVRMLRTYKLHFPHAANVLAAIREIKATDPEFEMYVMLGVWIDCLNAWTDMPPDHEQESSRNEKEIARAVELAKQYPDIVKIIAVGNESMVKWATSYYVQPRVILKWVRHLQQLKGQGELSADLWITSSDNFASWGGGGPEYHVEDLNELIRSVDFIAMHTYPMHDTHYNPAFWGSRPEEIQNTDSARITAAMLRARDYARTQYESVAAYMQRLGVDKPIHITETGWASAANDLYGPGGSHACDEYKMGLYYQLMREWTKEAGLSCFYFEAFDEPWKDAANPGGSENHFGLFTVDGKAKYAIWDLVDAGVFEGLTRGDKPIAKTHGGAKKELLKNILPPPIK from the coding sequence ATGAATACCCCTACGCGGACCGCCGCAGATATTTTAGGTAATCCCGAATACCTGGCTATTTCCTTCGGTGGTTACCGGGATGCTAACCACGATATTGAACCTACCATTCCGCAGCTTAAGGAGGACATGAAAATCCTTCATGCCATGGGTGTGCGTATGCTGCGCACCTACAAGTTACACTTCCCCCATGCAGCCAATGTACTGGCCGCCATCCGTGAGATAAAGGCGACTGATCCCGAATTTGAGATGTACGTCATGCTCGGAGTGTGGATCGACTGTCTCAATGCCTGGACAGATATGCCCCCTGACCACGAACAGGAAAGCTCGCGCAATGAAAAAGAAATAGCCCGGGCGGTAGAACTGGCAAAACAATATCCGGACATAGTAAAAATCATCGCAGTAGGCAACGAATCGATGGTCAAGTGGGCTACCAGCTATTATGTCCAGCCACGAGTGATCCTGAAGTGGGTCAGACATTTACAGCAACTCAAAGGTCAGGGTGAACTTTCGGCAGACTTATGGATTACCAGCTCTGACAATTTCGCCTCATGGGGAGGTGGGGGCCCCGAATATCACGTAGAAGATTTGAACGAACTCATCCGCAGCGTAGATTTCATTGCGATGCATACCTACCCCATGCATGATACACACTATAATCCCGCTTTCTGGGGTAGCCGTCCGGAAGAAATTCAAAATACAGACAGTGCGCGCATTACAGCGGCTATGTTGCGGGCCAGAGATTATGCCCGGACACAGTACGAATCGGTAGCTGCATATATGCAAAGACTTGGAGTAGATAAGCCCATACACATCACCGAAACTGGCTGGGCCAGTGCGGCAAATGATCTATATGGTCCCGGGGGCTCTCATGCCTGCGATGAATACAAAATGGGGCTGTATTATCAGCTCATGCGCGAATGGACGAAAGAAGCAGGACTTTCATGCTTCTATTTTGAGGCGTTTGACGAACCATGGAAAGATGCAGCCAACCCTGGCGGTTCGGAAAACCATTTTGGACTTTTCACGGTGGACGGGAAGGCCAAATATGCTATTTGGGATCTGGTTGACGCGGGCGTTTTCGAGGGGTTGACCCGAGGAGATAAACCCATTGCCAAAACCCATGGCGGTGCAAAAAAGGAGTTACTGAAAAATATACTGCCTCCACCGATAAAATAA
- a CDS encoding glycoside hydrolase family 16 protein: MKLMFNIPTFRFFTLVSLPLLTFSLTSCKVDETQQLEARSWALTWSDEFDGPAGQSPNTDNWAYDIGTGDNGWGNGEFQYYTDRKENVSLDGEGHLVLTARRETFAGANFTSARITTKGSFSQAYGRFEANIKTPYGPGLWPAFWMLGEDIDEVGWPQCGEIDIMEMRGQQPYIVHGTVHGPGYSAGAAITSSYSLENSRFDTDFHLYAVEWYPDRIDFFVDDFLYKRITPEDVTGEWVYDQPFFLILNVAVGGTFVGFPTSQTPFPQTMVVDYVKVYK; encoded by the coding sequence ATGAAACTTATGTTTAACATTCCAACATTTCGCTTTTTCACACTCGTCAGTTTACCCTTGCTCACTTTCAGCCTGACCAGTTGCAAAGTGGATGAAACCCAGCAGCTTGAAGCAAGAAGTTGGGCGCTAACGTGGAGCGATGAGTTTGATGGTCCTGCCGGACAATCACCCAATACAGACAACTGGGCTTACGACATTGGCACAGGCGACAACGGCTGGGGTAATGGTGAATTTCAATACTACACCGACCGCAAGGAGAACGTGTCTCTCGATGGGGAGGGCCATCTGGTACTAACTGCACGCCGGGAGACTTTTGCAGGGGCAAATTTTACCTCGGCACGAATTACCACCAAAGGAAGTTTTTCTCAGGCATACGGGCGCTTTGAGGCAAATATTAAAACGCCTTACGGGCCCGGTTTGTGGCCTGCCTTCTGGATGCTGGGGGAGGATATCGACGAAGTAGGCTGGCCACAGTGCGGAGAAATTGACATCATGGAAATGCGCGGGCAACAACCCTATATTGTTCATGGTACCGTGCACGGCCCCGGTTATTCTGCAGGTGCAGCTATCACAAGCAGTTATTCTTTGGAAAATAGCCGGTTTGACACCGATTTCCACCTCTACGCCGTCGAATGGTATCCAGATCGCATTGACTTCTTTGTGGATGACTTTCTCTACAAGCGCATTACACCTGAGGATGTTACCGGTGAATGGGTCTACGATCAGCCGTTTTTCCTGATTCTTAATGTAGCTGTCGGAGGGACCTTCGTGGGCTTCCCCACCAGTCAGACACCTTTCCCTCAAACGATGGTCGTAGATTACGTGAAGGTTTATAAATAA